From the Rhea pennata isolate bPtePen1 chromosome 1, bPtePen1.pri, whole genome shotgun sequence genome, the window aactttaTAGGGAAGTCTTCCAAAATTCTCAATTTAAAACCTGCTGAAACCTGCATCtttagaggaaggaaaataacattCCACTTCTTTCTatgaaactggaagaaaaaaaaagtcaataccTGGAAGCTGCCAAGACAGTTACTAGAGCAGCATAGCTCCCCATATTTGTATCAGGTAAAAGAGAATGCATTAaacttaaaatgaataaatacataaaaatcaaCTTTCACTCACCTTGTCTCGTTGTACACCAGAAGGCAATTCTCGGGCTAACCTGTTACGCctttgttcctttaaaaaaaaagcccgcAAAACTTCATTTACACATTATTCTGTATCAGCACACACgcaacatttgtattttacagaTAACTTGCACTTTAGAGCCAAAACTAATAATCTCATCTCATCCAGTGTCACGTAGCTATACTATGACGCTATGAAAGCCTCAGTTACTTGGATGTACCTACTCTGAAGGACTACCTGGTCAAAAGTAAATTTGCAGCATAAAGCCTTCTACAAAGCTTTTTGCAACGCACTCCAGATTCATACTAGAGCCTTTAAAAGCCAAGATAAAAAAACTACACAGTTTGGCTGAGGGTAAATTCCCTACAGCTGTCATACAGCATAACATTTATGAAGTAATCTCTAAGGACTTGATTCCATATACAACCAGGTTAACTTCTGCCCAAACAGCAGAAGGAAGGTGCAGGCATTCACTAcataacaaaacagaatttgaagcaATCAGGATAAACAAagatagggttttttttcctttaaattaataAGGCTAGGATGTTCTACATGCTTTATAGCTTCAAAAATCCAGTGTCCTGTTCAGGAAGATGTTAGGAAATAACTAATATATGTAGCACATAAAACAATAATCTCATTTGTTCAGCTtcaaaaagtcttattttttgcATCCATAACAGCTTGGGCAGACATTGCTCCCAAACAGTCTACCAAGGCAAATTAAATCACATAACCAGTCAATacaaaaattttatataaagaaagagGATAGaactaaaaagcagaaatgagaacataagcatttttaaaagcgTGCTACTATGAAAAAACATGCTAGATAACCAAAGGAACACAAGAATATTACCAAGCTCTTAGCCAGATTAAGATAGACTGAGCAGCACATTGCTGGAACAACTGCCTTTATAGGGCGACGACAGCAACAGAGATCAGTAAATCGAAACTGAGATTGAAAAGCAGGCTACTGAAACTGTAAAAGGCTAATGGGAAAATGATAGAGAAAATGGATTTGGGGAGGTTGAGGCGTGGTAAGAACAGTaccagagagaagcagaaattagaagctaaacagaggaaaaacaaatcatatTATCACTTCACGAATGAGAGAAACATCATAGCTATTCATAGGTTTTGCCAGAGACAACATGCAGTAAACATTAAACAGTACTTCACAACTACCTAAAGTTTCTCCTccagaaatttcatttaatagcCAGTTCTCATTTAGGTGCCTATCTTACTTTCCAGAGAGAAATACAGGCAGAATTGTTTTCAGTGAAGTATCTGCCATTGGTCCTAAATTAAAACTCACATACTATGTTTAACAAATAGATTGATTACAAGACATGAGTATGCACCAAATTTGTAATATATCATGTTTTTGTACTTCAGAATGCAGAATTatgctttaaggaaaaagagacacacatttttcttttaccGATTATTTTGGCTGTCATTTGAAGTAATCAAAAGACAAGACAGATGTAACAAAGATGCGATCCACAATCATGCAAAACCTTTCAATGTATTCACATTTTAGCTATGCATATGGAATTCACTTTTAAGAGGATGTATTGTCTTACCTCTATGTTGTTATTCATTAACCCGCAGGCATCAGCGAAGTCTGGATGTTTTGTATTGATATAGGCTAACTCAATGGCGACCAAATTATGAACCTGCAACGCAATGCCATTCAGTTTTGAATTTAGTGAGTAAACCTAACACTAATGAAAAACAATGAACTGACAAAGCTAGAAAGCGTAATGTAACTATCCATACCAAAGGCTCTGGTCTTATTGCCCCAAAGACATTAAATGTCTGATccagatgatctctggaggcaagaaggaaattcatttattgtgatgcatttaaaatttcagttctcCTGGATGTTATATCAAGTTAACTTATTAGATTTATCAAACTAACCAGCCTCCAacaacaaatgaacaaaattcaGCAATTTTATGGCTCTTCCATATCAAGTAAGCTATATAATCAATCTTTAATCACAAGCCACTGGCCACATTTGAACTAGTGAGACATGGCTTCATCAGTGAAGACATCTCAGATGGTGAGCAGAGACAGATcaatttttgtttacttttcacACAGACATATAGACATGTACAGACTCTGACTCAAACTCTTTGCTCTCTCTCTAATAAGTCGCCCAAAGCAGACACCAgtttttcacattaaaacatttttacacaAAGAtagaaagctgatttttttttgttcccatCAGCTGAAGGGCATTATAAATGAAATCAGCATTTTATATAACGTAATATCTCTGGAACACAGAGTGAGGactgtaatttcattttcttcattgcaTCCCTAACTCTATAGAAAATACATAGCTTTAATTACAGGGAGAGGAAAATACACATACAGCAGGAGACTAGCAGGTTTTAAATACAAGTTGTTAGTAAGATCTTGCTTGGAAATTGAAACATAGGGGGAAAAAACCAAGGTGAAGATGGTTCCTCTCAACCCCTTTAAGTATCTATCTTCAAATACTACAGATATCAGAAACTTCAAGTATTGCAGATATCAAATAGctagctatttaaaaaatatgcattaagACTCCTTTAATATTTTGGGTTCCCCACATTACATAGCAAACAAAAGCATCAAGGAAGACTACAGAACAGACACAaacattttccagcaaaatTACAGTAAATGGGAAATTACCATTTCATTTGTGACTGGAAGTCTTCTACGCAGAAGACAGGTCACTACTTCAACTATGGCATCATGTAATTTAGGAAATCTTAATAATtcctaaaacaaagcaaaagtttaCTGATGAGACTTcaagaaattttgaagaaaggGAAACTACCAAGTAGAATCTGACAAGCAGTAGCCAGATTTCTTTAGTTCAGCTTTCAGTAAGttcaaatttattaaaaaaaaaaagatactaattTAAAATTCCTGTAGCATTTTTAAGCATCCTTTTTTTTACCTGTGTACTGTAATTGCTACAATGCTGGATAATCCTCTGCATTTCTTCATGAACCAGCTCCACACAGCGCAAGCTAGGCTCTTCTAAACGTTTGATTTGCCTTTTTACCAGCAATTCAAATGAAACTTCAGGAACAAACAAGGCAGGACGGGGACCCTAGTTCAAATGGAGGGAAAAGGCTGTTACAGTGTGTATTAAAAcaacatacatttttaagaagCAGTGACTCATGAAGCCCACAATAAATCAATTTGCAATGTCtgcacacaaaagaaaactcagaaCAGGTCTTGTCAATTTAAGACTAAAAGTTGTTAcaggaatatttaaatatacaaagcTTTACAGACTAAAATTCAGAAGTTATTACTCTTAAAAGACGCTGTGTTAAGCAATGATTAATCAGTGTGCTTGTAGAATCTGTAAGTTTTCCACGGACTAATGTCAATCTAGGCTTACAATTATGAACTCAAAATTCTTTTAAACTTCTCAGGTTTGCAGATCCAAgtttaaacagattttattatAAAGACAAAGACATTCTCCTCCTAACTTCAGATAGAGGAAAGTTATCATTTGGCAATCCTGGGCCTACATTTCTTACTGCAAGGTAGTGGCTTTCTGTTAAACATAATCATAATACAGTAGCTCTAATTTATGGTGTTTGGCAGAATTTCATTTCTGACCTACAGACTGAtgcttagcttttttttaaaaaaaaaaaaaaaacggaataaaagataaaataaaataaagctccCACATGAGCTTTAGAAACACAAAGATATGACACATTCATTGATCATGCAGAAATCTGCTTGTCTGTCTGTATCCAGTGGAACAGGGAACAAACACAGACTTGTACATTTGAGGTCCAAGGTGAGGCTCTAACAAATGAACATTCTATATactgcaaattttaaaagagaacTTGCTCTGTTAACTTAGCTACACCAATTCCTATATTCACAAAAAACCCAATCTGTCATGTAAACACTGAACCTTTACAGTTGTGTCTGTTACattaaatgaaattatctgAATGTGTCCTAGCCCATCCACCTCAAACTGAATCGTCATAACTAATAGAAGTGCTTAATGCATAATAAGTGCAGAGGCTGTCTTTCATCACCTTTTCTCTAATGTATAATAGCTCTAGAATAGGGTTACCAGAACAGGACCCAAGCTTCATTTCAACCTATAAATACTAGTAATTAAATACAAGTGTTCACTTTTAAATCATTCCATATCTGATAATGGCTGCAAATTTGGAGTTCACATTTTTCCacttaaaacactgaaaagtagGTTTTAGCCTATTTGATATTCATTCAGCTGAAGTCATTAATACTGATCTGAAGCAGCACAAATCTGTTGAAGCCTCATTTCATATCCAATATACAGGAATGACACTTAGAAATACAAAGTAAGACTCACAGTAGCATTTCTAATGGCAGTCAGAATATCAATAGTGTTAAGGCCACCTAATGGATCAACAGATTCCAAGGTTCGTCCAAAGGTCTCATGAAAAATGTAACAGATTCTGGCTCCACCAcatctgaaagaataaaatactaaCTGAATATCAAACAAGAAACAAACCCTCACTGTAAACACTTTTATAGTCACTTGGATTCAAATACTCCTCAGGAAAGCTGGACTTTCAGAACATCTTATTCTCTGCTGTAGTACTATTGTCAATATAAGCCAGCAAGAGCCACAGGGTCCATCTAGGTACATAGTCAATATTCTAGAAAACCGTTTGGTACTTACAGCTCCGAAGTCTCAATGTATTTTGCTGTTCCTTCAATAGTGTTACAATATTCTGTGGCAAATTTGGTAATAAGCTGTAATAAAGTGGCACTTTTGTCCTCAACAGGTTCCCCGTAGCTGTTTAGTAGGGATTGATATTGAGCAGCTAAAACATTTATTCTAGTTTTCAGTTCTGGCAAGCAGTCTCTGATATGATGCATGAGTAGtctaaaaatagagagaaaatagTCCTTtgtgagaagggaagaaagcttTCAGCTTTATCATCTCAatcaaaactgagaagaaacaaaataatcacaaaggaaaatatttactcaAGAAAACTACCATAGATTCAGAAATTGAATTTGGAACTAAATAGTGCTTTCCTAACATTCCACTGCACCACactaaaaggaaaagggaaggtaAAAATAAGTGTTAGTACACGTTTCCAACACACCGATTTATTTCTTAAAGTATCTTTAAaagcatgcatttattttgttttgcaaacaaTACCTATTCAGCGTTCTAGCAAGATACTTGGTTCCATTTCGATTGGCTAGGGAAGGATACTTCTTCTGAAGAAAGCCATACTCATCACGGATAGAATCAACTACGCTCTTCTTATTGTTAATATCCAACTGACTCCTGAAGTTAAAAAGCAGAGTTATATGCTAGTTAATAGatgcaaagtaaaaataatctacatttctgtttttcctgacaAGATATGTGAATAGCTTGCTTTTGCTTTACACACATATCTCCATCAGGCAACAACCATGGTATTGGTTGTTGTTCCATGGACTTCAGCCATCAAAGCAATACGGTAGCAGTCATCAATAGACTAAGCAAACACTTCTATAAAAAAAACGCATGAGATTTGACCTACCTGATGCAAGAAGCAAAGTGAATATTACTAAAGCCACAGGCAGTTAGTGCTAGATTAGCACTCAGGTACAAGACCCCTGCAAGATCCCTACTGGAATAGTGTTAATGTGAACAGCTGACCAGAAGCTTCCAAACCAAAAAATGGTAATGGAAAGATGAAATGACACTACAATTTTTACCTCAACTGTCCCTATTCCTTTCTAAACTAGCATTTAGCTGACTGGAAGAAGAACACTCAAGCTTGTCAAAAGTGAGCAGCAAGCTTCTTGCTTGCTTATTTCAGAAGTTTATTTCAATATCAAACCACCTTATTCTTAAGCCCATATCCATGGTTAGAAGAGCACAAAGCATTACTTTAGATTAACAGAGAAtctcaaaaacagaaataatatgcCCAGACAAACCTGTTCACCACTCCAATGATGCCAAGTTTTACTGGAATCACTCTTCCCATGAGCACATCCATAGCATCCGTGCCAGCATCCATGAGATCCAGCTTTGTAATAACAGCAAGTGTTCTTCGACCTAttagaacaaaaggaaaactcaCATAGGGCAGTATTTTACCCTGATCAGGGTAGCTAAAGCTCATCACTCAAGAAGTTCCTCGAACAACTGCACAAAGGGCAACAGGGTAAACCAGCAAAAAACAGTGCAAGAGCATGTGGTATTAGTCTATATGGAGCcatttattaacaaaaatataagATATTTGGCAGGTACCATCCCCACACAGgtctggggaaagaaaaagggtttAGCTACCATTCAGTTCAAAATCATAACCGTTTCTCAATGCAACAACCATTTTGGCACATTATATGAGGTTACAGGAGTTACAAAGTACTCACAGAGAAGACCAAGGCAGGAAAGCAGGCAACCCATAAGTGTGAGCAGACTGAACATATTCATAGGATATACGTAGGACTAGGCATAAGGGCAACATGTTTGGAAGTATATGTGAAATATAATCAGTACAAAAGAAGCTGCCAGAGGAGTCAACCAGACCATCAAATACATAGCTGAAACAGTCCCGAGAGCCTGAAATGCTTGAAAGCCATCCCCTGTAAAAGCAGTAAGGGATTCATTTTGCTAACGAGGTAAAATTTTACCTGAGTACATGatgttttccaaatgaaaacaaaaactttgtATCAGAGACTGTGGAGAAAAAGGGACTCAAAATTTGATTAAATAGGTAAATACCGGATATCTAAACAGATAGATTAACATGCATAAGATTTCCTTGGGACCGgtctgaaaaaaatggcaaagatgttttcttcaaaatataacAGGCCTTTCAAGTCTAAAATAAACTGATATCTCAGTAAAGTCAGTAGAGAACTGTCTCCTGAAATTTCCTGATTATTTCTACAAAACCTGTAACATGAGCTGTGACTCCAGACCTTTGAGGTTTAGACCTTTTCAGTCACATCTGATCATTTTACAAGAGCAAATTAGGAGAGAGTCTGCTGCCTTGAAACAGAACAATCTGATTGAAGAGACTGCCAGGAGAAGAGGTTCTCTCTCGAGGTTACATGGCTGTAGAGCCCCTGAAGGCTTAGCCAGAGACTAGGAGtctgaaaacaggcaaaaaatgtTACACCTTAAGGGAAGAACAATTTGAGGGCCATATTTTAGTCTAATTTCAGGATAACTATGTTCAGAGTATATATTTCCATATTCTTTCAAATAGCTTAGAATCTGTTTCAAAGTCATTAGGTAAACATAAAATGATAATcctctttttatattaaatttaaacCAGTAAGCTCTTCCAAACAAATGCAGCATAAGCACAACAGATCCTGACTGAAGACATTGATTTTACTTTCTCTTGCTAAAAGTCACTAAACTAACCGCTAAACAGGCAATTACTATTTGCAGGGCTGCGTACTTCCTCTACTAAAAGAAACAATACTGAAGGAATAAAGCATGAAGTCACCCTAACAGACTACTTTAAGTCatttaaaatctcaaaaaaatcccagcatTCTATAATGCCATGCTCTGGAAACAGAAGTGGCTCACGTGACTATTAAAATAGTTATCTGGTCTGGTCTATTTGTAAGTCAGAAAGCCCTTAGATATTAAGGTATCACAGCATATTCAATAGCTTCTGAATTGTACAGAGTGCAGCAGGAAATCTTTACccagataaaacatttttattttctaggaaaTGCAGTGACATTTTTGGTCCCCCACCTTTTTCCCAGacaacttcagttttattttaggatttaatttaggaaagaaaCTCAACAACTTGAATTACAGgttccagttttattttctgcttaccATCTGGATCCACTTCCCGTGCAATTTTAAGTGCTTCTGAAGTGGCCATGTCTGTGTTAGCAGCTGTGACTGCCAGAATAATTGAATTTGGGTTACTGATGAATTGAAGGATTAGTTCTCTGATTTGAAGTTCAATGTCCTTAGGCTGATCACCAACAGGCACCTAGAGAAAAACAGCGCAGAGCTGTTTAAAATCACACATTCCCCCCACCAATGCAATACCACTCATTGAAAGTTTATTCATTGTACCACAGGGCAAGATAAAAGCTTCCAGTCTTTCTGTTGCCACTTTGTGAATAAGCATGAGAGAATTAAGGAAGATCTTGAAAGGTATCAGTCAAAAAACATTCTTGTAAAGTGAGAATCAAGtcaaattatttgttttgatGCTGCTTAGCATCTAAAAACCACCTGTACAACTGGTAGAGTAtgtatgtgcacatgcatgtgcacgTGTATAAGGgcatgcagaagaaaatctcGTCATCATCTTGCCACAGAAAATTATTCAGCATAAAACCTGAACAGAACCTAAGCATTTCTTCTACTGTATCCTCAATTTATACAGCTTCTCAAGGAAAATATGCATAGCAACTTCTGTTAAGAGAAGCaatgagaaaagtattttccagtttGTCAGTGACCATTCATTTGCAGGTACTGCTGTGAAACTGAGTACTACCTCTTCTattgaagtaaaaataaaaaagaaaaaaaaagaaaaaaagctgttttctcaaCAGTTCTCATTCCTCTGTTGTATATTGGAAGGGGGAGAACTTGAGCAAATCTAATTCTCTTTTAATAGTGAATAGCATCAGAGATTCAAAGTTTTTATCAGAAGACAGTGACATCTCAAATTCATATAACCAGCTACTCAACCTGAGAAACAGCGTATAGCTTCATTTCTTAAAGACTGTTTATCTAACAATACAGGATAATGCCAAAAAGTGAACATACACTCCTTGTTTCAAAACACTATTTGCATTAAACCAGAACAGAACCATTCCATATCTTACCTTTGTCATTCCTGGTAAATCCACAAGCGTCAGATTTACAACATTAGATGAAAAAATCTTAAGATGAATAGGTTCAGGACTGATTCCCTAGGAAtatgttaataataaaaattaattacagtTCTGGATTAGTTAACTGCACCCTTTAGAAAGCCAAAATCTTAAGTCTAACataaaaaatcctttcttccaTCATATGCCTTTACACCTGCTTTGTGAGAAACAAAGTCAATCACATCtgttaaataattattttgtctCTGGAAGTAGCCCTGCATTCCTGtcaataaaatgcacaaaagctCTTACACTTCAGCATTACATACATGTGCAAGAATACTACACTTGATTTTATAATTTACACAGAAGTGATGTATGTAGAAATTATGCAAGTTCAACTCAGTTTACTTCTTGTAGGATTATTCTAGAAATTTTGGAGTAAAACACCACcaaatgtcttcattttcttcttgcttaaTCTATAACGCTTTCTCAAGAACACAGTGAAAAACCTCAGTGATAAGCAGCTCCATTATATTCTTCAGTAGAATTCTTcaatgcttttcatttccagttgCTAAGACTATTTAAGAAGGTTCCAAACAACAAGAGAATCTACAATAGGGTCAAGTTAGACAGTTCAACATCTACCTTATTATTTCCTGAAATCCTCTCCgtttcattttctatttcctgACGAATTTCATCAAAATCTGTATAGACCTGAAgtacaatagaaaaaaaaaattttaaatcaaagatCACATACACTTATTAAAACGGCAAAAGAATGCTATTTTCTCCAAGAGACAGTGGAAAATTCTGTAACTATGCATATAGAAggtgaaaaaaagtaaaaatgactAATAACACTGAACCTAATGCTAATGGCAAGCATCAGTGCAATGAATTAAAGAAACATAAATCTTGCTATTTAATCCACTGCAGTGCAAGATGGTAGTTACTAGCCTTTATAATCATCTCAAAGTCAGacaaggtttaaaaaaaaaacaaaaaacacaccaTAAGAGAATTTCAAATCCTTAATTCCATTTCTAATCAAGTTGTAGCACTTTGAAGTTAACATACATAATGTAGCCTAAACCCTTTCTCATCAGGAGGACAATGAACTTGGACAATATCctctttcaaattttttccattcttgtCTAGTCTGTTCTCCTTCTACCAAGCCAAAATAAATTAGCACAGAGCTACCCATCCACAGATTCTCTGCACCATCCTCTTTGGATCTCCTTCAATTTCTAGCACTGTATAGAAGAGAGATCGGGAATTAATTATGTGTGATAAAGAGTTTATGACACCACTACTCCACCACAAGAGTAAACATACCTTATTTTTGGTGTGAAGAAATTTACCCCACTCTTCAGCATcaatctctgaaaacaaaagattgATATATGATGAAATGGAAACATGTTTCAATTGCACCTTCCCAAGAATCTGTTTGTTGAAAACtatagggtgtttttttttaagcagcaagATAAAACAGTCCGCTTTCTACTGCTAGATGTTAAGCAGTTCAgtacaaatatatttatcatTCATACTTATCATGAAACTTATATATCTCGTTACTCCTTCTAATTTGTCATTCTCTTAGGCAATGCCCACTGCCCGAATAGTGAGCTGCGCCAGTCAGCTATCCTACCATATTTCAGAAACCATCTAGTCCATTTAAACATCATattgcaacagaaaataaaagaattattagcaacagtaaaaaaaaaaggcaaaaatagatCAGCttttatcatcttttcttttcccatgcAAGTGAGATcaaactgcagctgaaagaaaaagttagaaaaacctgtaaaaccaaaaacaagaaaatggaaaacttaaCAGTAAAGTCTTAGGAAAACATGTCTCTTCCCAAATCTGTCAAGGACCAAACATCTTAACTCTTGTCAGTCACCACTGATGTCTGGGAAATACTTGGGACTGCTTGAGCAGACCCAGAAACAGTAAAGGAGCTTTTGTCAATTCCAATTTTTCCAATAGAGCAGAGGGCAGTTTGAGTCAGGCTGCAAGATACACACTTCCATAACTAGGTTTCCAAGTATTTAGCAATATATTGAGTTCCAAATTTTTATTCTATGATCGCTTCTCCTCCACTGCCCAATACAGCAATCTACTCTAGAAAAATAGTCTACAAGAAATCCGGCTATTTGACAACCACACCATTTATCTAAAATTAAGTCATCATTCAAAACTTACTTCCACTATCACTGAATTTCCAAAAGATAATTatcaatacagatttttaagagattttggaattaaaaatgctgaaaggtATATGAAGCAGcaacaacacagaagaaaagcaaaaattatctCATTCTAATACaacaaactcagaaaaataaaaaaaaaaaa encodes:
- the DNM1L gene encoding dynamin-1-like protein isoform X2, with product MEALIPVINKLQDVFNTVGADIIQLPQIVVVGTQSSGKSSVLESLVGRDLLPRGTGVVTRRPLILQLVHVSPEDGRKTAGDENEIDAEEWGKFLHTKNKVYTDFDEIRQEIENETERISGNNKGISPEPIHLKIFSSNVVNLTLVDLPGMTKVPVGDQPKDIELQIRELILQFISNPNSIILAVTAANTDMATSEALKIAREVDPDGRRTLAVITKLDLMDAGTDAMDVLMGRVIPVKLGIIGVVNRSQLDINNKKSVVDSIRDEYGFLQKKYPSLANRNGTKYLARTLNRLLMHHIRDCLPELKTRINVLAAQYQSLLNSYGEPVEDKSATLLQLITKFATEYCNTIEGTAKYIETSELCGGARICYIFHETFGRTLESVDPLGGLNTIDILTAIRNATGPRPALFVPEVSFELLVKRQIKRLEEPSLRCVELVHEEMQRIIQHCSNYSTQELLRFPKLHDAIVEVVTCLLRRRLPVTNEMVHNLVAIELAYINTKHPDFADACGLMNNNIEEQRRNRLARELPSGVQRDKAAPGVGDASQEPGTGNWRGMLKPSKAEEVSAEEKSKSAAALPASPQKGHAVNLLDVPVPVARKLSAREQRDCEVIERLIKSYFLIVRKNIQDSVPKAVMHFLVNHVKDTLQSELVGQLYKSLLLDDLLTESEDMAQRRKEAADMLKALQRASQIIAEIRETHLW
- the DNM1L gene encoding dynamin-1-like protein isoform X1, producing the protein MEALIPVINKLQDVFNTVGADIIQLPQIVVVGTQSSGKSSVLESLVGRDLLPRGTGVVTRRPLILQLVHVSPEDGRKTAGDENEIDAEEWGKFLHTKNKVYTDFDEIRQEIENETERISGNNKGISPEPIHLKIFSSNVVNLTLVDLPGMTKVPVGDQPKDIELQIRELILQFISNPNSIILAVTAANTDMATSEALKIAREVDPDGRRTLAVITKLDLMDAGTDAMDVLMGRVIPVKLGIIGVVNRSQLDINNKKSVVDSIRDEYGFLQKKYPSLANRNGTKYLARTLNRLLMHHIRDCLPELKTRINVLAAQYQSLLNSYGEPVEDKSATLLQLITKFATEYCNTIEGTAKYIETSELCGGARICYIFHETFGRTLESVDPLGGLNTIDILTAIRNATGPRPALFVPEVSFELLVKRQIKRLEEPSLRCVELVHEEMQRIIQHCSNYSTQELLRFPKLHDAIVEVVTCLLRRRLPVTNEMVHNLVAIELAYINTKHPDFADACGLMNNNIEEQRRNRLARELPSGVQRDKSTKAPGALTPASQETVTAASAEADGKAAPGVGDASQEPGTGNWRGMLKPSKAEEVSAEEKSKSAAALPASPQKGHAVNLLDVPVPVARKLSAREQRDCEVIERLIKSYFLIVRKNIQDSVPKAVMHFLVNHVKDTLQSELVGQLYKSLLLDDLLTESEDMAQRRKEAADMLKALQRASQIIAEIRETHLW